CCATCACCATCATTCGTCCGCAACCAAGGCTAAGGAGGACATTGTTACTGATCTCCTTAACCTCTTCATCTCTACCCATGAGGTGCTCATGTGCACCCCGAGCATCCTCGACTCCCTCAATGTCGCCCTCGACCTCCTCTCCCCCGTCGTCGCCCAACACGGCGTCGTAACCCTTTACAGCCTCCTTTCCATCGAAGCATACCGCTCCATCATTGGGTCAAAGAAGCCACTCGTCATCGCCCTTATGGACCTCCTTGGCACCCCTCCTAGCACACCAACTAGGTCCATCAAGGATGTGCTTAAGGCCCTCTTCAGCTTGACCCTCTACCTTCTCAACAGCATTGCCCTTATTGAGCTGGGCATCATGTCGCCCCTCTTCCTGGTGGTGAAGGATAGGTGGAGGGTGGTAGTGGAGGATGCGATGGTGGTAATCGCCTGGGTGACAGGATGCGATGATAGCATAAAGTCATTCCGAAGGGTGGACAACATTAGTGTCCTAGTAGATCTAGTGGTTGGGGGGAGTAGAAGGGCGAGGGAAAACGTTGCAGTTACACTACTGAACCTAGTAAAGAGCGATGGAAACAAGACGGTGGGGGATGTCAAGGAGGTGAACGGGGCAAAGGCAGCCATGAGAGCTTTGGTCAGTGGCAACAGCAGGGTGAGCATGAGGGGGAAGAGTAAGGCAGAGGTGTTATCGAGGGTTCTAGAGAGTGGGTGGGGGAGTCAACTCTAGGCTCTTGATGATTCCGAGACCGGTACTGATGACTCCGTGCCGCAAATGTTGCTCCGTGATGGAGCTGTAGAGCGCTTTGTCGCCACTTTACATCTACCACCACTAATGTCATTCGTCACCACCAAttgaaacgttaaaattatttttttaccttaTATTTTCGTGAATTCATCGATAAAATCAACGATGTTAGGATAAATGAACCtatatgtttcactttcgtaactattgGGATGTCAATGAAACCTTTTAAAGTGTAGGGACCGAGATGTTAAAGGTAGTTAACTACattgggtaatatgtaattagcccaatTTATGTTAGTCTATTTGACctacataaatatataaaaatacaaaCAACCTAAAATACTCTGAATATTTTTAGCCAAACATAATAtaaaattgtgtgtgtgtgtgtatatatatatatatatatataggataaaaatttgaaattatatatataataatttttaaaaatttgaagtttttattttttcccaCGACGTGttctttgtttttgtttattCACGTAGCACGCCCCTTATTTAATAAAAGATGAGATTATCCATAGCTTTCGTCTGACTCATGCTCAATTTATTTGTCTTCCCCTCCTTCGAATCTAGGCACCACTAACTCCCAATTAAGTTGATAGTTACACCTCTACAACCATAGTAGGAGCGACCCCATCATTGTCGATGGGTCGGTGACCACCACCCTCACCTCCTCTCCCCTATTCATTTGCAAGCTTCACAATTGTCATTGTAGTGCATGGTGAGACCCGTCGATGATGGCAAGGTTACTCTTGTCACAGTGAGTGGTAGAAATACAATTATTAGCTCAATGGAGAGTTAATGGTGTCGAGATTTTACGACGGGCAAGATGTATGAAGAGAACAAGGTGAGACAATGGGGTGGAAGTGAATCAGGACATGATGCCAGAGATGGATGAGGAATGAAGGTGGCCAGGTAAAAGCAACAATCGATGAGACAAAGATTGatgataattttatcttttaaaaaatatagagaTGTTTCGTGGGAATAAACCAAAAAGGAATACTctatgcaaaaaataaaaaacttgaaacttattaaaaaatttattcatattatatatatatatatatatatatatatatatatatatatatatatatatatatatatacatacatatatatatatatatacatacatatacatacatacatacatacatacatacatacatatatacatacatatacatacatacatacatacatacatacatacatacatacatacatacatacatacatacatacatacatatatatatatatatatatatatatatatatatatatatatatatatatatatatatatatatatatatatatatatatatatatatatatatatatatatatatatatatatatatgcctagcTTAGTACATGCTGTTAATTACATTCTAAGTCGTCATAACTAATTCCCTTAGACAATGTTGGAAGCCTCAAGAATTCACATCATAAAAACAAGACAAAGAATGCTCTTTCGATTTGGAATTTATTTATTTGGCAGTGCCAATTCATATGCACCATGATGATATCAGAATTATGTTTGGTAAAATGATGACAATAGTAAGAGAAGTTGCACTTTTCTTGTTCCAAAGCATTAACAGAAGTCTTTTCCTATGAACATAAACATAGCTTTTCATTATAAAGACTACCCAAAGAATTAGTTAAAATGTTTCAATAATGTCTTTTAATTATTTTCTCCGACCAACAAATTGGCAAGATTGATCATTCTGATATCATGCAGTATGACAGTAAGTTGCCAACAAAGGCACTGCAAAAAGGTAACTTGCACAATATATTTTGCATTGAACAGTTGAACATTGAGAAAATTTGTATTGGGTAGAAGAATAAGATAGTTATGCTGTCATGAATATGGCACATCTCCCATTCGTCTCTGTCCATGGCACTCTTCCCTACTATAGGAGGAGGCAAACAGCATACATTGTGTGTATTGTCATGAACTTAAAAGTACTGTTTCATTAGAAGCTGGCtcaaaatcatgaaaattacaaggATGGCTTCATGCTTGGAACTTAACAAAACCATTTTTGTAATGTAACATGGAGAGAGAAAGAGCAGCAGAACTATGTGAGTCAAATTGTCCATTGCAGAATAATGAGATTAAAATGCAGAATTCCGAGAGAGACATCATGAAGCTAATATCCTGCAAGAAAGCTAAAAAGGAGGCTCAGCCATTATTATTGAACTATTAAATCAAGGGATCTAAAGATCATCTAACTAAAGAATTCACTATGCTTGTTCAATGCTTCATTTGTTTACAAGTCCCCATAAAAGAAAGAATAAGATCACACATTATCATGGATTATAAATGCCTCCTTGGTAACTCTGCTATTTCTCCTAAGACATCAAGGAAAAAGCTAAGGTTGCACAAAAACAACTGAAGAGGATTTGCAGTTTGAAATGATGTCTGTTAAAAACACATATTTGCTGAGAAGAGAAATGCAAATTTGGAAAATATCTTATGCAACCCAGAAATATAAGCTTTATGGATCAGTTAAAAAACATGACACAATAGAGGATATTGTATTATATCTATAATAGATCAAATGTCATTCTTCAATAAAGCCCCAGTGCTGTCTTGTAATTGAAAATGGCCTGGCCGTTGAATTGATGACACCAAAAAGAAGAAAGGTGGgacaaaataaattaataaagcaATCTCTGCAAGGGGGCATTTACATATTAATATAGAGAGAAGGCAGATATTTTTTGCTTGATGCCCAAAAGCTTTTATCGGCAAACCTTCATAAGATATGAAGATGGACTTGAAAAGCTTACAGATGTCTCTGTACTGCCTGCTTTCACATTTTCTGATCTCTTGACAGGTGTGCCACATCCACTAAAATCAAGGATTCGGGCCTCAGCCTGCAGAATTGTTCAACATATTGATGTATCATAAACAATTGGAAAATATTTGCAATTTTTGAGAAACTTTAGCATGTATATTTGAATAGTTTTCAGGGAAGTTTAGTAGCCTTGTATACCAATGACAAAAAAGTGACGAAATGTACCGCATAATCACAATGCAAAAAAAGTTAATTGCTAAAAAGACCTTCATGTAAAATGCTTCAAGACATTTTCTTTTAATTCATTTAACTTTCAATTGATAAAATAGACATGGTTAAACAAATACAGGAATTTCCCTCCAAATAATCTGATGTCGAATCCAAGTTAGTGCCATAAAAGGATTTTATAAAGAAAGACATGACAATGTTGCATGAAAAGGAAACATGTGCAATAAGTATATTCAGGTAAAGCATCCAAATAAATGCAGACGTATAGTAAAAACCTTGTTTCAGAGATAAAAGAGACAAATACCATGATTTTTGATGGTACACACTGATTATCCAGCTCTTTGTCAGGTTCAACATTTTCTTCTGAGAATTTCTTCTTGTCAAATTTCGGTTCGTGTGGCATCTTGATAGGGTTTCCACTTCTCAGTATCTCTTGAGCCTCTGAAACTACAGCAGCAGTATGCTCACTTAACTGCTTCATCAACCCGATGGCATCATAGCTTCGATCACCAGGGCTCAAGAAATATCCTATATCCTGCAAAATTAGGTACGAGAAATAGGGTTAACTTTATGAACAATGATTAAAGAATTCTGAAAATTCCTTAACTGAAAAGAAAAAAGCTGCAAGTTCGAGATTAACAACATTAGACTCAAGGCCACAATAGGAAAATAGAAGTTGACCAACTGAACATGTTGCCTATGGCTGTTATCTAAATACAGAAAACATAACACTCAGGACATGCAATGCCACCTTAATATTCTTTTTCTCCTGTAAATTAGTAGTCAAGCTAACATTTCTCGCAAGAGCGCCCGATGTGAAGTTAAATTCAGTTTGCAACTAGTTTGTAAAACTCTTAACTAGCATTTCTTCGACATATCTTGCAGTGTAATGGAAAATATTTACCGAGTGCACAATATGCAACTTCTTGGTTCAATTAAAAGTGTCTAAAAACAAATTCCTTGTAGGCAAATCACAGTACACCTTCATCAGAAACAGTGAAACTGAATAGGCAAAAAATTGACGAAAAACAAAGCAGAAGCAGGATACACATGTATCTATCACTAAGATTGGTTTGTCTAACCTCAAACATATCAGTGCTGATTCTATTTCCTGGAAGGAGAGAGTTCATAAACCAAGGTGATTTCCATGCTGAAGGAGATTCAATTCCCCTTTTGATGCCAGGGGTATCATCAAAACTGTAAGGAGAAGGATATTGGAATTAGAGAAAATGTATCACAGCACAAATTATTCTCCATAATATAAGCAGAAAGCACTCATTATTGAATCCCAACTTCCACGGAATTACTCACTTTAAGCATATTTCTAACAAAATTGCATTTTATTTGTAAAAAGTTTGTCCAAAAAATACTCATTAGTATTACCATTAATATTGGAAACGAAAAATAAAATAAGTACATATGTGACTCAAATGATCAAACTAAAGTGTCATGATATATATTCCATTGAGAAAGTAATTGTTTAGGTATTAAAAAAGGGATCTAGCAATAAAATTAGACAATTTTATGAAAAATAAGATACCACAAAATTTGGAGTTCTAGCTCTTTTTTCATAATTGGAAGGGTAATTCCTCTCTTAAAGACTTTTTTATACATGCAAATTCCATGCTGTCAAATCAGGAATTGATATGCCTTGTTTGATGATCCACTAAAATATTATTGAATGGATATCTTAGTCAAAAGAACTTGATCG
This Musa acuminata AAA Group cultivar baxijiao chromosome BXJ1-2, Cavendish_Baxijiao_AAA, whole genome shotgun sequence DNA region includes the following protein-coding sequences:
- the LOC135612113 gene encoding U-box domain-containing protein 15-like, whose product is MHSSLIDASIVSLLTTRLLNHHHHHSSATKAKEDIVTDLLNLFISTHEVLMCTPSILDSLNVALDLLSPVVAQHGVVTLYSLLSIEAYRSIIGSKKPLVIALMDLLGTPPSTPTRSIKDVLKALFSLTLYLLNSIALIELGIMSPLFLVVKDRWRVVVEDAMVVIAWVTGCDDSIKSFRRVDNISVLVDLVVGGSRRARENVAVTLLNLVKSDGNKTVGDVKEVNGAKAAMRALVSGNSRVSMRGKSKAEVLSRVLESGWGSQL